The following are from one region of the Candidatus Trichorickettsia mobilis genome:
- a CDS encoding 5-formyltetrahydrofolate cyclo-ligase, producing MHTQLVNKNNSKLHKQLIREQIIRERKAFDEYQYQQANNKIYKNTLEVINNRCPKFFGNTKALGSNKHYIGLYWPLKGEPDLLRIAIVANSYIGLPKILETQQMIFAKYHLGDSVSQSLIPNLYQPTATFEVFPDIIIIPSLALSISGYRLGFGQGYYDRYLSIIKASNAVITVGVCFHQWLMEYIPYEIFDHKLDYVITDQYVIKT from the coding sequence ATGCATACACAATTAGTAAACAAAAATAATAGCAAGCTGCATAAACAACTTATTAGAGAACAAATAATTAGAGAACGTAAAGCATTTGATGAATATCAATATCAACAAGCTAATAATAAAATTTACAAAAATACATTGGAAGTAATTAATAATAGATGTCCAAAATTTTTTGGTAATACTAAAGCTTTAGGATCTAATAAACATTATATAGGTCTATACTGGCCACTTAAAGGCGAACCAGACTTATTAAGGATTGCTATTGTCGCTAATAGTTATATAGGTCTACCTAAAATATTAGAAACTCAGCAAATGATATTTGCCAAATATCATTTAGGTGACTCAGTTTCTCAAAGTTTAATACCTAATTTATATCAACCAACAGCAACTTTCGAAGTGTTTCCAGATATTATTATTATCCCTAGTCTTGCGCTTAGTATTAGTGGATATCGCTTAGGATTTGGGCAAGGATATTATGATCGTTACTTAAGTATAATTAAAGCATCTAATGCTGTAATCACAGTTGGAGTATGTTTTCATCAATGGTTAATGGAATATATACCTTATGAAATATTTGATCATAAATTAGATTATGTTATTACTGATCAATATGTAATAAAAACATGA
- a CDS encoding CvpA family protein — translation MNLSIFDIIVLTIITTSSMLGMYRGLIKLSISFVAFMLSFLAAYFLYPFVELILVRYLDSAVVIMILSSISSYLISLLILGVVTAKLHIMVENISGGIVDRFLGLVAGFIRGGIIVVIIFVIITILASTSYLKAETMADIIQHCDSEKHPKWLTNSLTSPYLEQTSSGLISFISISFLESIKLPKPNKTMNDSIKLDNTGKYNNTAPKYQINPELQDALERELDDLLIQ, via the coding sequence ATGAATCTTAGTATATTTGATATAATAGTTTTAACAATTATCACTACATCATCAATGTTAGGAATGTATCGTGGCTTGATAAAGCTTAGCATTAGTTTTGTAGCATTTATGCTATCATTCTTAGCAGCGTATTTTTTATATCCTTTTGTAGAATTAATATTAGTAAGATATCTTGATAGTGCTGTAGTGATCATGATTCTTAGTAGTATCAGCTCATATCTTATATCGTTACTTATATTAGGTGTTGTTACAGCAAAACTTCATATAATGGTAGAAAATATTAGTGGAGGAATTGTTGATCGATTTCTTGGATTAGTAGCAGGATTTATTAGAGGAGGCATCATTGTTGTAATAATATTTGTAATTATTACAATATTAGCTTCAACTAGTTACCTAAAAGCAGAAACAATGGCGGATATTATCCAACATTGTGATAGTGAAAAACATCCAAAATGGTTGACTAACTCTCTGACCTCACCTTATCTTGAACAAACAAGCAGTGGCTTAATATCTTTTATATCAATTAGTTTCTTAGAATCTATTAAGTTACCAAAGCCTAATAAAACTATGAATGATAGTATAAAGTTAGATAATACAGGAAAGTATAACAATACAGCACCTAAATACCAGATTAATCCGGAGTTACAAGATGCTTTAGAGCGCGAGTTAGATGATTTGCTAATACAGTAA
- a CDS encoding copper chaperone PCu(A)C, translating to MYKKILLLLAILSFIPNIFAADLNSKTTQHTGLEITSPWARPSMSAQGNSAAYLAIKNNSDKDYKLISAAATIANNIELHNSFVDQTGVSRMIKIDNIVIPAGSTITLAPGKMHIMLFELQKALNVGDKFNLQLLFENADPQTVEVIVKSGN from the coding sequence ATGTACAAAAAAATTTTATTATTATTAGCTATTCTATCTTTTATACCAAACATTTTTGCTGCTGATTTAAATTCAAAAACTACTCAACATACTGGTCTAGAAATAACATCTCCATGGGCTAGACCATCAATGTCTGCTCAAGGTAATTCTGCGGCGTATTTAGCTATAAAGAATAATTCAGATAAAGATTATAAACTTATAAGTGCAGCAGCGACTATCGCTAATAATATTGAACTGCACAATAGTTTTGTCGATCAGACTGGAGTGAGTAGGATGATAAAGATAGATAACATTGTTATTCCAGCTGGGAGTACTATAACACTAGCGCCAGGTAAAATGCATATTATGCTCTTCGAGTTACAAAAAGCGCTAAATGTGGGTGATAAATTTAATTTGCAGTTATTATTTGAAAATGCTGATCCACAAACCGTAGAAGTTATAGTTAAATCTGGTAACTAA
- a CDS encoding asparagine synthase-related protein has product MSVIFFPFLTQPIIELALSINSYDSFNYSYNSYVFRREISNFFNSDAVWRKTKGQTTGVFQRSLVENRDYILELCLNGFVAKAGLIKSKILEKYISRISKGLTDYQWSLIHLLCYEIFVGCWQSLL; this is encoded by the coding sequence ATGTCTGTAATTTTTTTTCCATTTCTGACTCAGCCAATAATTGAATTAGCGCTTTCAATTAATAGCTATGATTCATTTAATTATAGTTATAACAGTTATGTATTTAGGCGTGAAATAAGCAATTTTTTTAATAGCGATGCAGTGTGGCGTAAAACTAAAGGGCAGACCACTGGAGTCTTTCAACGAAGTTTAGTAGAAAATCGAGATTATATTCTAGAATTATGTTTAAATGGGTTTGTTGCTAAGGCCGGGCTAATTAAGTCGAAGATTTTAGAAAAGTATATTTCACGAATAAGTAAAGGCTTAACAGATTATCAATGGTCGCTAATTCATCTATTATGTTATGAAATCTTCGTTGGCTGTTGGCAGAGCTTATTATGA
- a CDS encoding ATP-binding cassette domain-containing protein, with amino-acid sequence MKFKAILVKLIRILWDGNVNQRIIMLLSLLLVYLSSIGIIAVPLLFKHAIDLLQQQANTNEASSPLWIMAILLAYGLCWILNQSLDSLRTFLGFRFISKALTTLLSKSLAKIIRMDFRFHINKKSGEIISVFNRMEAGLPTLMYSMLIQVIPLVIEISLAVAVVIYLFSWEYGLLLLVTLVSYLAFTIVTAKKNIEYQVEYNQKANEFTVYSLDVLQHYDTVKYFNNEDFEKDQFDLRLKGKEEATIFMYQRMGLINLIQTVIVGSGLTLITLKSGYDVLNSDMSLGGFVLLNTYLIQFSVPMSNFGYILLNLKRSFIDMQAFFDLTKDMQSTKYYPQQDLSITKPNVEFKNVTYLTDDHQKILDNISFTIPYGQTIAIIGESGAGKSTLVKLLLKFIEPAGQILIGGYNIQQIPESVLINLFGIVPQDCALFNRSIKENIVYGNLNASNAEIQDIMNKLSMQHLSNKRHVGEREAKVSGGEKQRIAIARIF; translated from the coding sequence ATGAAATTCAAAGCTATTCTAGTTAAGCTAATACGAATATTGTGGGATGGTAATGTTAATCAACGTATAATTATGTTGCTTAGTTTATTGTTAGTTTACCTTTCATCAATAGGGATAATTGCAGTACCGCTGTTATTTAAACATGCTATTGATTTATTACAGCAACAAGCAAATACTAATGAAGCATCATCTCCACTATGGATTATGGCGATATTATTAGCTTATGGATTATGTTGGATTTTAAATCAGAGTTTAGATTCTCTACGTACCTTTTTAGGATTCCGCTTTATTTCTAAAGCTTTGACCACACTACTTAGTAAATCTCTGGCTAAAATAATTAGAATGGATTTTAGGTTTCATATTAATAAAAAAAGTGGAGAAATAATCAGCGTTTTTAATCGAATGGAAGCAGGGTTACCTACATTGATGTATAGTATGTTGATTCAAGTAATCCCGCTTGTTATTGAGATAAGTTTAGCAGTAGCTGTTGTGATCTACTTATTTAGCTGGGAATATGGATTATTGTTGTTGGTGACTTTAGTTTCTTATTTAGCTTTTACTATAGTTACCGCCAAAAAAAATATCGAATATCAAGTCGAATATAATCAAAAAGCTAATGAATTCACTGTCTATAGCCTGGATGTTCTACAGCACTATGACACCGTTAAGTATTTTAATAATGAAGATTTCGAAAAGGATCAATTTGATCTTCGACTTAAAGGCAAAGAAGAAGCTACTATTTTCATGTATCAAAGGATGGGACTAATTAACTTGATACAAACCGTCATTGTTGGTAGCGGATTAACCTTAATTACTCTAAAATCTGGTTATGATGTGCTTAATTCCGACATGAGCTTAGGTGGATTTGTCTTGCTAAATACTTATCTAATACAATTTTCAGTACCTATGAGTAATTTTGGTTATATTCTGCTAAATTTAAAGCGTTCATTTATTGATATGCAAGCATTTTTTGATTTAACTAAAGACATGCAATCGACAAAATATTATCCGCAGCAGGATTTATCAATAACTAAACCAAATGTTGAATTTAAAAATGTAACTTACTTAACTGATGATCACCAAAAAATTCTTGATAATATTTCTTTCACCATTCCGTACGGACAAACTATAGCAATAATTGGAGAAAGCGGAGCCGGTAAATCTACTTTGGTTAAGTTACTATTGAAATTTATTGAACCTGCTGGTCAAATCTTAATTGGCGGTTATAATATTCAGCAAATCCCTGAGTCAGTACTGATTAATCTATTTGGGATAGTTCCACAAGATTGCGCTTTATTTAATCGTAGTATTAAAGAAAATATTGTTTATGGCAACTTGAACGCCAGCAATGCTGAAATACAAGATATTATGAATAAGCTGTCTATGCAGCATCTTAGTAATAAACGACATGTTGGAGAAAGAGAGGCCAAAGTGTCAGGCGGTGAAAAACAACGCATTGCTATAGCAAGGATTTTTTAA
- a CDS encoding ABC transporter substrate-binding protein, with product MKKSLFITFIIAVFCWSLSIAALAVNNDKPKKISVYINQTTDHPALDTTTKGIIAALANSEYRVNDNLDLRIESAQGMATLSQQIANKFVGQAPTIVVGVGTVAAQSFIKYAKLGQIKMVFSTVTDPLGAGLVNNIQRPGGNISGVSNFVQLEPQLELFKKLLPSLKKLGILYNPGEANSVSIVQKLEKLCPKFDLTLVKQTASKTADVAQSAAKLAVSSEAIFISNDNTALSAMQSIIKAANEATIPVFVSDTDAIGSGAVAALGPNQYQVGWQTGKMIVRIVQDSDSALPAVEFPESTELYLDLNAAKKLGINVPQDIVKQAAKIIE from the coding sequence ATGAAAAAATCGTTATTTATTACCTTTATTATTGCAGTTTTTTGTTGGTCGTTGAGTATAGCAGCTCTTGCTGTAAACAATGATAAGCCAAAGAAAATCAGTGTATATATTAATCAAACTACCGATCACCCAGCATTAGATACCACAACCAAAGGAATAATAGCAGCGTTGGCTAATTCCGAGTATAGAGTGAATGATAATCTGGATTTACGAATTGAATCCGCTCAAGGAATGGCAACACTTTCACAACAGATTGCTAATAAGTTTGTTGGTCAAGCACCAACTATAGTAGTCGGCGTTGGCACTGTTGCCGCTCAAAGTTTTATTAAATATGCTAAACTTGGTCAAATAAAGATGGTATTTAGCACAGTTACCGATCCATTAGGAGCAGGGCTAGTTAATAACATTCAAAGACCTGGTGGTAATATTTCGGGTGTATCGAATTTTGTACAGTTAGAACCACAATTGGAGTTATTTAAAAAGCTGTTGCCGTCACTAAAAAAACTTGGCATTTTATATAATCCAGGTGAAGCAAATTCTGTAAGTATTGTACAAAAATTGGAGAAACTTTGTCCAAAGTTTGACCTAACTTTAGTCAAACAAACCGCAAGTAAAACTGCCGATGTAGCACAAAGTGCTGCAAAGCTGGCAGTGAGTAGTGAAGCAATTTTTATCAGTAATGATAACACAGCTTTGAGTGCTATGCAAAGTATCATTAAAGCTGCAAACGAAGCCACTATACCGGTGTTTGTTAGTGATACTGATGCGATAGGCAGCGGAGCAGTGGCTGCTCTCGGACCAAATCAATATCAAGTAGGGTGGCAAACGGGAAAAATGATCGTTCGTATCGTACAAGATTCAGATAGTGCATTACCAGCTGTGGAATTTCCAGAAAGCACCGAGTTGTACCTTGATCTTAACGCAGCAAAAAAACTTGGTATCAATGTACCACAGGACATTGTAAAACAAGCAGCAAAAATAATAGAATAA
- a CDS encoding YerC/YecD family TrpR-related protein → MKDADHHTTIELFDALAQLSDKNEAMRFILDLCTPQEIKALKERWKVAQLLDQNELSYRQIHAITGASLTTIGRVARFLREEHNQGYQLMLYKFRSLK, encoded by the coding sequence ATGAAAGATGCAGACCATCATACCACAATCGAATTGTTTGATGCTTTGGCACAATTAAGTGATAAAAATGAAGCCATGAGATTTATTTTGGATTTATGTACTCCACAAGAAATAAAAGCATTAAAAGAAAGATGGAAAGTGGCTCAGCTACTAGATCAAAATGAATTATCTTATCGACAAATTCATGCTATTACCGGTGCTAGCCTTACTACCATAGGTAGAGTGGCTAGATTTTTAAGAGAAGAACATAACCAAGGATATCAACTCATGTTATATAAATTTAGGAGCCTAAAATGA